ATTTCTTACTTTATGCTCACCCATAGAAGCAAGAAATGGCTAATTTTGACATTTTTGGTTACATATGTTTTATTAGAAGGTGCCTTCCTTTTTGCCAATTTGGAGAAGTTCCCCAATGGTGGTTGGGTATCGGTACTTATTAGTGCGGTGATGGGGCTAGTGATGTATATTTGGTTGAAAGCATCGGAAATTAAGCAACGCTTGACAGCCTATGAGAAGTTGGATAAATATTTAGATTCGCTGAAAGAGCTGAGTAAAGATATAACTGTACCTAAGTATGCAACTCATTTGGTTTTTATGACGAATGCTTCTCGAGCAAGTGATGTAGAGACCAAAATCATCTATTCAATTTTCCAAAAAAGACCGAAACGTGCCGATGTGTATTGGTTTGTGCACGTGGAAAGTACTGATGAACCTTATACATTTGAATACAAAGTGAAGCAATGTGCTCAAGATGATGTTTATAAAGTCAACTTTAGGCTAGGCTTTAGGGTACCTCAAAAAATAAATCTTTACTTCCGTCATGTGTTGGAAGAGATGGTGAAAAATGGGGAAGTAGATATTCGTAGCCGATATGAATCGCTCAATAAACACAATGTAATTGGTGACTTTAGATTTGTAGTGCTTGAGAAGTTTTTATCCTTTGATAATGAACTGCCGGCTTTTGAGAATGTAGTTATGAAGGCTTATTTCTTCATCAAGCAATTTACCACATCCGAGGATAAATGGTTTGGACTTGATAGTAGTGCTATCAAAGTTGAAAAAGTGCCTCTTGTAATCAAACCTGTTGAAAATGTCAATCTGAAAGAGATTCCTTGGGCTGAGTGATTGGACTTAACTATTAGTTTGGTCTCAAGAACGAAAAAGGGCTAAATTGCATCAAATTGAAAAATACGATTAATGTCTCATAAAATATTGATTACTGGTGGTGCTGGATTTGTAGGCTCAGCACTTGCTCTAGAACTAAAAGCCAACTACCCAAGCTATCACATTATTTGCTTGGATAATCTCAAAAGAAAAGGATCAGAACTCAATGTGGCTCGCTTAGGAAAAGCGGGAATAGAGTTTGTTCATGGTGATATCAGAAGTAAAGAGGATTTTGATGCTCTTCCAGCTGTGGACTCCGTGATAGAAGCTTCTGCGGAGCCATCTGTTCTTGCAGGGCTAGATGGAACTCCAGATTACTTAATCAACACCAATCTCTTTGGAACAGTAAATTGCCTGAACTATGCTCGTAAGCACATGGCTAATTTTATATTCCTTTCTACAAGTAGGATTTATCCTATCAAAACGATAGAGACACTGAATTTCGAAGAGAAAGAAAATCGTTTCGCTCTTTCGGATAATCAAACTACCAAAGGAGTAAGTTCAAAAGGTATTGCAGAAGATTTTCCACTAGATGGAGCTCGTTCTTTATACGGAACAACCAAATTAGCATCTGAGCTTATTATTCAAGAGTATAATGAATTCTATGGTCTTAAAACCATTGTGAACAGATGTGGAGTTTTAACTGGCCCATGGCAAATGGGAAAGGTAGATCAAGGCGTAATGGTTTTATGGATAGCGAAACACTATTTTGAAAAGCAACTATCTTTTATTGGTTATGAGGGAAGCGGAAAGCAAACTAGAGACATGCTTCATGTAAAAGACCTCTATCGCTTGATCGATTGGCAGTTACACAATATTGATAAAATAAATGGAGAAACCTTTAACGTAGGTGGAGGTGTAGAGGTTAGTACTTCTTTGCAGGAATTAACGAAAATATGTCAAAGAGTAACAGGCAAAACTATTCCAATAGAGAAAGTACTAGAGAATAGACCAGCGGATATTAAGCTTTATGTAACAGACAACACAAAAGTAACTGCTACTACTGGATGGAAACCTCAAATTAGTATTGAGACTATCGTAGAAGAGATAACCGAATGGTTGAAAGAAAATGAAGAGGCTTTAAAACCCATATTGAGTTAAAAACCTTATTTGGTCATAGAGCCAGGATAGAAGTTTGAAATTGGTTTAGTTTTTTTACCTCCAAGACTTACTACTACTGCTCCTACTGCTAATGCAGCTAAACCTACTAAAAGACTTTTTTTCATGATTGTATTATTTATGTGTGAGTGAATGGCTAAACTACTTTTAAAAACCTTTTGTTTCGCCACGAGCTTAAAAAAATCTTAAATTAATAAACTGGGTAAGAAACGGCCGAAAAGATAGCCTAGTGATAATATGGAGTCATTTTTGATACCAATAGTTGTAATGAAAATGAAAAAAGGATCAAATTTTATTAAACGGTCAAAAATTTTAAGTTTTTTTTAAGCTATCACGCATTATGTCCCATTTAGAAGGAATCGTAAGAAGGTCTACAGGGTCATGGTATGAGGTGAAAACTTCGGCTGGTGAAACTATACCATGTAGGTTAAAAGGAAAGTTCAAGATTAAAGGTCTGAAGGTTACCAATCCTATTGCGGTTGGAGATGTTGTCTATTTTAAATTAGAAGATACAGAAGAAAAAAACGGGGTAATATTCGATATACAGCCACGTAAAAACTATATCATTCGTCAGAGTGTGCATAAAACTGCTCACGGACACCTAATCGCTAGCAACTTAGATCAGGCAATTTTGATAGCCACAGTAAACTACCCTAAAACCTCTCTTGGTTTTATAGATCGTTTTTTAGTTACAGCAGAGTCTTTTCGAATTCCTGCATTGATACTTTTCAATAAAATTGACCTATTGGAGTCAGAGGATGAAGAGGAGTTAGAATTGTTAATGGACCTTTATGAAGAGCTAGGATATAAATGCTTACCTATATCGGCTTTGCACAAAATAAATATCGATAAAGTTCATGAAGTATTAGAGGGTAAGTTGTCTTTAGTAACTGGACACTCTGGAGTTGGAAAGTCACAGCTGATCAATACCATAATTCCTGATTTGGATTTAGCCACTTCTGAGATTTCGAGCTTTGCTAATAAAGGTGTTCACACCACTACATTTGCTGAAATGTTTAATGTCAATGAAGAAACCACCATTATTGATACACCAGGAATCAAGGAGCTTGGGTTGATGGATATGGTTCAAACAGAGATTGGTCATTATTTTCCAGAGATACGTGATTTGATGGGGGAGTGTAAGTTCAACAATTGTATTCATGTGAATGAGCCTAAGTGTGCAATAAAGGATGCAGTAGGAGAAGGCAAAATAGCTGAAAGCAGATACTTGAGTTACTTAAGTATGCTTGAAAACGATGACAATAGAAGATAGTACCATGATCGTCAAATTATAGGCTGATATTTGTTTTCAAGTGATTAACGTTTTGTTAAATCCTTATTAAAACGTTTTAAAAGTTGTATTTCAGTTTTTAATAGTTCTATATTTGTACTGTCTTATTTAGAAAGATGCAATTTTATCTACAAATATCGCCATTCCGACGAATGTGGTCCGCAAGGACCTGCTAGGATACAACACCTTGAAAGGTGAAGTATTAAATACGCATCAATAAATCAATCATTAAACTTCAAAAGGATACAGCGTCTCCGCTAGAGGACTTACCTCATAAATGACGATGAATACACTAGAAAAAACTATCACAGGTGATTTTATCATTCAAATTGCTTCTAGCGAGCATGAGAAATGGGTAGAGGACATCTGCAACGAAATGCTCGAAAGTGCTAAGGCACGTGGAACGGGTATAGCCAAACGAAGCCCGGAATACATCATTAAAAAGATGCAGGAGGGGAAGGCAGTTATAGCAACGACTAAAACTGGCGACTGGGTTGGGTTTTGTTACATTGAGACTTGGGAGCACGGTAAATTCGTGGCAAACTCAGGACTTATTGTTCAACCTGAATACAGGAAAAGTGGCATTGCAACTAATATAAAATCCAAAGCTTTTAATCTTTCGAGGCATAAGTATCCTGATGCAAAGATTATTGGATTGACTACTAGTATGGCTGTCATGAAGATTAATTCAGAGCTTGGTTATCATCCTGTAGCTTTTAGTGAGTTACCTCAAGACGAAGCGTTCTGGAAGGGGTGTTCTACTTGTGTGAACTTTGATGTAC
This portion of the Spirosomataceae bacterium TFI 002 genome encodes:
- a CDS encoding CDP-paratose 2-epimerase is translated as MSHKILITGGAGFVGSALALELKANYPSYHIICLDNLKRKGSELNVARLGKAGIEFVHGDIRSKEDFDALPAVDSVIEASAEPSVLAGLDGTPDYLINTNLFGTVNCLNYARKHMANFIFLSTSRIYPIKTIETLNFEEKENRFALSDNQTTKGVSSKGIAEDFPLDGARSLYGTTKLASELIIQEYNEFYGLKTIVNRCGVLTGPWQMGKVDQGVMVLWIAKHYFEKQLSFIGYEGSGKQTRDMLHVKDLYRLIDWQLHNIDKINGETFNVGGGVEVSTSLQELTKICQRVTGKTIPIEKVLENRPADIKLYVTDNTKVTATTGWKPQISIETIVEEITEWLKENEEALKPILS
- a CDS encoding ribosome biogenesis GTPase, whose product is MSHLEGIVRRSTGSWYEVKTSAGETIPCRLKGKFKIKGLKVTNPIAVGDVVYFKLEDTEEKNGVIFDIQPRKNYIIRQSVHKTAHGHLIASNLDQAILIATVNYPKTSLGFIDRFLVTAESFRIPALILFNKIDLLESEDEEELELLMDLYEELGYKCLPISALHKINIDKVHEVLEGKLSLVTGHSGVGKSQLINTIIPDLDLATSEISSFANKGVHTTTFAEMFNVNEETTIIDTPGIKELGLMDMVQTEIGHYFPEIRDLMGECKFNNCIHVNEPKCAIKDAVGEGKIAESRYLSYLSMLENDDNRR